A genomic window from Elusimicrobia bacterium HGW-Elusimicrobia-1 includes:
- a CDS encoding ethanolamine utilization microcompartment protein EutM — MSEIKEALGMIETRGLIGMIEASDAMVKAAKVRLVGYEKIGAGLVTSMVRGEVGAVRAAVEAGAAAAQKVGELVSVHVIPRPHEDVEKIIPNK, encoded by the coding sequence ATGTCGGAAATCAAAGAAGCGTTGGGTATGATTGAAACCAGAGGGCTCATCGGAATGATTGAGGCCTCTGATGCCATGGTCAAAGCCGCCAAAGTCCGTCTCGTCGGATATGAAAAGATCGGCGCCGGATTGGTCACCTCTATGGTCAGAGGAGAGGTCGGAGCCGTTCGCGCCGCCGTGGAAGCCGGAGCCGCCGCCGCCCAGAAAGTCGGCGAACTCGTAAGCGTTCACGTGATACCGCGTCCGCACGAAGACGTTGAAAAAATAATCCCCAACAAATAA